CGCCCGCTTGCGCGCGAGGTCGGCGACCCCGAGGCGGTCGGCGCCGCGGATCACCGGCGCGATGAGGCCGTCGTCGACGTCGACGGCGACACAGAGGTTGTGCTCCTCGTGGAGTCGGTGGACGTCGTCCTCGAACGTCGCGTTGAACGCGCGGTGGTCGTCGAGCGTCGCCGAGACGGCCGTCAGCAGGACGTCGGTCACCGTGACCGACTCCTCGTGGACGGCGGCCGCGGCCTTCGCCGCGGCGCGAAGCGCCTCGGCGTCGGCCTCCCGGTGTTCGGTGACGTGGACCGCCTCGCGGTAGCTTTTCCCCAGTCGGGAAGCGATCGTCCGGCGCATCCCGTCGAGCGGGCGCTCCTCGACGCCGTCCCCCGTCGCCGGCGTCGTCGTCGACTCGGCCGCCGCCTCGACGTCCTCCGCGGTGACCGATCCCTGCGGGCCGGTCCCCGACACCGCCGCGAGGTCGACGCCCAGTTCCTCCGCGCGCTTTCTGGCCCGCGGCGACGCCTTCACCGCCTCGGCTCCGTCGTCCCCCGCGGCTTCGACGTCCGCTTCGGTGATCGCCCCGCCCGGCCCCGATCCCGTCACCGTCGCGAGGTCGACGTCCAGTTCGTCCGCGCGCTTTCTGGCCCGCGGCGACGCCTTCACGTCGCCGGCCGCGGTCGGCTCGGTCCCCTCCTCACCTCCCGCGGCGGGTTCGGCCGCCGCGTCGTCCGCGCCCGCGTCGTCGTCCGCTACCGCCCCCTCGTCGACCGTCGCCTCCAGTTCCGAGAGGTCCTCGTCGGGGCCGGCGACGATCCCCATCGGCGCGCCCGGCGGCCCGGAATCGCCCGCTTCCATGTAACGGCGGCGCAACACGCCGCCCTCTCGCGCCTCGACTTCCGCGGAGGTCTTCTCCGATTCGATCTCCGCGATTACCTCCCCCCCATCGACCTCGTCGCCCTCGTCGGCGAACCAGGCCGTGACGGTCCCGCTGTCCATCTCCAGACCGAGTTTCGGGACCTTGACTACGTACCCCATACGTATGGCTACCGGCCGCGTCAGCATAAATACAGCGAGGGGCATCACCCGAAATATAACGGGCAGTCAGGGGAATCCGAGGACGAGAAACGCCGCGACGAGTGCGACCACGCTCGGGACGAAGACGCCGATGAACATCGACGTGTCCCACCGCCAGACGGACTTGCCGTCGAGTGGCCCGTACGGGAGCATGTTGAACGCCGCGAGAAAGAGGTTGATCAACACCCCGAGGTGGCCGACGGCGCCGAGTCCGGGGACGACCACGAGCGGCAGGAACGCGGCGGCGAGGCCGATGTTCGTCACGGGACCGGCGAGCGCGATCAGGCCGTTCTCGCGGACGGTGATCCGGCCGCGGTGGTAGACGGCGCCGGGCGCGGCGAAGAGGAAGCCGACGAGCGCGCTGACGATCGCCAGGAACAACATCCCGTAGTCGGCGCGGAACTCGGCGGTCTGTCCGAAGCGGACCGCGACGACCTTGTGAGCGAGTTCGTGCAACAGGAAGGCGACGCCGACGGTCACGAAACTCAGCCCGACGGTCGCGACGAAGTCGGCGGGCGAGATCCCGCCGCGGTGGATCGGCCGCAACAGCAGCGCGAACGCGACGCTCAGCGCCACCCACGCGGCCGCGAGGTCGACCAGTTCGCGGTCGCTGAACTCGATCGACGAACGCGTCGGGTAGCTCATCGCAGGGCCCCCACGAGCAGTTCGAGGCTGTTTCGCGCGCCCCGGAGCAGTTCCGAGAGCAGCGCGTCGACGCTGCCGAACTCCCCGCCCGCGAGCCACGGGAAGACGACGACCGCGAACAGCAGGCTCGCGACCATGCTGCCGAGGTTCGTCAGCGCGACGATCATGATCAGCCGAAACAGCGGCACGTCGAACATCGCACGCATCGCCTCGTCGAGCGGGCGCTCGGTGTCGCCGACGATCTCGTTGAGGGTGGCGATGTCGCCGACGTTGACCGGCCGGTGTCGGAGTTCGACGTAGCCGGCGAACCAGCCGGGAGCCAACAGCGGGTTGATGCTCGTCAGCCACGCGACGGCGCCGCCGACGCCCGCGCTGGTCCAGCGGGCGCCGGCCAGCCGCGCCAGCGCGAACGCGAAGACGCCGTTGAACAGGACCCAGGCGAGAAACAGCCGGAGCAGGAAGGTGTTCTGGACGCCGGCCATGAGCAGCAGGAAGAAGAAGCCGACGAAGCCGACCATGAACAGGTAGCTGACGACCTTCACCGGCGAGAACCGCCGACCGGAAACGGTGCCGGTGATCGACTCCAGCGGGGGCAGCGACCCGGGGTTTTCGAGGTAGGTCTCGATGCCGGCCTCGTGGCCGGCGCCGACGACCGCGACGACGTCGTACCCCTGCTCGCGGAGCGCGTGCAGTTTGTGGGCGATGTAGGCGTCGCGCTCGTCGATCAACGCGTTGGCCCCACGCGGGCTGAACCGGCGAAACTCCTCCATCATCGCCGTGACGACGTCGCCGTCGGTCATCTCCTCGATGTCGATCTCGTCCAGTTCCTCGGTGTCCTCGGCCACCGCGTCGAGTACTACGCCGACGACGGCGCCGACGGCGACGCCGGCGCCCAGCCCCGCGAGACCGCCGACGGTCCCCCGGATCGTGAGCGCGCCGGCCGTCTCGAACGCCGCGGCCGAGAGCGGGCCGACGTACGCTCCCGTGTAGACGACCGCGAGAGACGCGACGACGCCGACCGCGACGCCGGCCGCGAGCCGGAGCGCGAAGCCGTCGACGGCGCCGCCGGTGTACTTCTCGGGGGCTTCGAGCGAGGGGAGAAAGAGCAGGCCGAGCAGGAGGCCGCCGACGACGCCGGCGCCGACCGCGCCGACCGCCGTCAGCGTCCCGGGGTCGGAGACGCCGAGCGCGAGCGTCCCGCCGAGGCCGACCAGCGGCGCGACGAACGCGGCGAAGATCAGGCCGACGAACAGCCCGAGGCCGCCGCCGAAGGCGACAGCGATCGTCCGGGGGTCGGTGATGCCGAGCGCGAGGCCGCCTATCATCTTCACCTTCTCGGCGAGCGAGAGCCGCGTCCAGAACCGCTGCATCGTCACCTGGATGTCCCGATCGACGAGCGCGACGCCGCGCTCGCCGCGCTCGGCCGCCTCGATGGCCGCGCGCATGTCCGCGCCGGGTTCGATGTCGAAGCGCTCCCCGAGACGCGACTGGACGTACGAGAGCATCCAGTACGCGAGGAACTGAAAGACCGTGTTGCCGCTCAGGAGGTCGCGGGCCTCGATGTCGTCCGGGGTACCGCCGCGCATCTGCCGGTACCGTCCCTCGTCGAGTTCGACGGCGACCACGTCCGGCTCCTCGCGTTCGACCGTCTCGTGGACCTCGTCGACGCTCGCCTGCGAGACGTGGGCCGTCCCGAGGACGTGGACGGTACCGCGGTCGCGTTCCGGCGGGTCTGGTGGTTCCGGAACGCTCGCGTCACCTGCGTCGCTCATTACCGGTTCAACTCGGCCGCGACTTTTACCAGTATCGAACGCTCCGGGAGGCCGTGACACGGACGCG
The Salinilacihabitans rarus DNA segment above includes these coding regions:
- a CDS encoding 2-oxo acid dehydrogenase subunit E2 translates to MGYVVKVPKLGLEMDSGTVTAWFADEGDEVDGGEVIAEIESEKTSAEVEAREGGVLRRRYMEAGDSGPPGAPMGIVAGPDEDLSELEATVDEGAVADDDAGADDAAAEPAAGGEEGTEPTAAGDVKASPRARKRADELDVDLATVTGSGPGGAITEADVEAAGDDGAEAVKASPRARKRAEELGVDLAAVSGTGPQGSVTAEDVEAAAESTTTPATGDGVEERPLDGMRRTIASRLGKSYREAVHVTEHREADAEALRAAAKAAAAVHEESVTVTDVLLTAVSATLDDHRAFNATFEDDVHRLHEEHNLCVAVDVDDGLIAPVIRGADRLGVADLARKRAAVTERALSGEYTMDDLSGGTFTVSNLGLLGVEAFDPVINPPQVAILGVDALAERPVASDGEVVVRRTLPLDLSFDHRIVDGADAARFLETLVGHIEEPWPLLEGVSPADVPSDVDWRGAAGAIELPERDVTASVAPDLSGTVAAGSEEWPFDVTADLGGGRAPTPVDYFLGALSACLADSIGIQADMRDVAFDGIDVRVVGSPRDGNESVEGIEIDVEIDADPDVDDATLERIVAGGERSCHVAELLREDLDVDLAWHRR
- a CDS encoding metalloprotease — its product is MSYPTRSSIEFSDRELVDLAAAWVALSVAFALLLRPIHRGGISPADFVATVGLSFVTVGVAFLLHELAHKVVAVRFGQTAEFRADYGMLFLAIVSALVGFLFAAPGAVYHRGRITVRENGLIALAGPVTNIGLAAAFLPLVVVPGLGAVGHLGVLINLFLAAFNMLPYGPLDGKSVWRWDTSMFIGVFVPSVVALVAAFLVLGFP
- a CDS encoding TraB/GumN family protein, with the protein product MSDAGDASVPEPPDPPERDRGTVHVLGTAHVSQASVDEVHETVEREEPDVVAVELDEGRYRQMRGGTPDDIEARDLLSGNTVFQFLAYWMLSYVQSRLGERFDIEPGADMRAAIEAAERGERGVALVDRDIQVTMQRFWTRLSLAEKVKMIGGLALGITDPRTIAVAFGGGLGLFVGLIFAAFVAPLVGLGGTLALGVSDPGTLTAVGAVGAGVVGGLLLGLLFLPSLEAPEKYTGGAVDGFALRLAAGVAVGVVASLAVVYTGAYVGPLSAAAFETAGALTIRGTVGGLAGLGAGVAVGAVVGVVLDAVAEDTEELDEIDIEEMTDGDVVTAMMEEFRRFSPRGANALIDERDAYIAHKLHALREQGYDVVAVVGAGHEAGIETYLENPGSLPPLESITGTVSGRRFSPVKVVSYLFMVGFVGFFFLLLMAGVQNTFLLRLFLAWVLFNGVFAFALARLAGARWTSAGVGGAVAWLTSINPLLAPGWFAGYVELRHRPVNVGDIATLNEIVGDTERPLDEAMRAMFDVPLFRLIMIVALTNLGSMVASLLFAVVVFPWLAGGEFGSVDALLSELLRGARNSLELLVGALR